From Cellulosimicrobium cellulans, the proteins below share one genomic window:
- a CDS encoding VOC family protein, with protein MTDTYPAFDLSPVPAPGPDAVAPEPFRGIYGMPQFVTVPTAGLAASVDLWTRGLGFFDLFSVPGGVVHLRRWAFQDVLLVPGTPAPGPSALTVSFACVLSQLDGIVAACEDVSPGCTTGPREMPWGSVEVEVRTPENTRVVMTAARPYDPGSDAARFLDGIGIEAPRS; from the coding sequence ATGACCGACACGTACCCCGCCTTCGACCTCTCTCCCGTCCCCGCCCCGGGGCCTGACGCCGTCGCCCCCGAGCCGTTCCGCGGCATCTACGGCATGCCGCAGTTCGTCACCGTCCCGACGGCGGGCCTCGCCGCGTCCGTCGACCTCTGGACCCGGGGCCTCGGGTTCTTCGACCTCTTCTCCGTCCCGGGCGGCGTCGTGCACCTGCGGCGCTGGGCGTTCCAGGACGTCCTGCTCGTCCCGGGGACGCCGGCGCCCGGGCCGAGCGCGCTCACCGTCAGCTTCGCGTGCGTGCTGTCGCAGCTCGACGGGATCGTCGCCGCGTGCGAGGACGTCTCGCCCGGGTGCACGACGGGCCCCCGGGAGATGCCGTGGGGCTCCGTCGAGGTCGAGGTCCGCACGCCCGAGAACACGCGCGTCGTCATGACCGCGGCGCGGCCGTACGACCCCGGCAGCGACGCGGCGCGCTTCCTCGACGGCATCGGGATCGAGGCGCCCCGGTCGTGA
- a CDS encoding MerR family transcriptional regulator: protein MTSEPPRRRVADALTVGDAAAAVGVTVRTLHHWDAVGLVRPSARTAAGYRLYAPADVARLRRVVAYRELDVSLEDIPGLLDAPGDDAVDALRRHRALLGERIARMGRTALALDRLLDARERGLLLTPAEQVALFGETWDPAWPAEARERWGDTPQWAQYAERSAERTLDDWQDLADGVAVLEADLAATCREGVEPASARGLALAERHRASIGAHFDCTPARHVCLARRFVEDDGFRAHYDGLAPGLAGWLRAAVEANARSRGVDPATATWD, encoded by the coding sequence GTGACCTCGGAACCTCCGCGCCGTCGCGTCGCCGACGCGCTCACCGTCGGCGACGCGGCCGCCGCGGTCGGGGTCACCGTACGGACGCTGCACCACTGGGACGCCGTCGGCCTCGTCCGCCCGTCGGCGCGCACCGCCGCGGGCTACCGGCTGTACGCGCCGGCCGACGTCGCGCGCCTGCGCCGCGTGGTGGCGTACCGCGAGCTCGACGTCTCGCTCGAGGACATCCCCGGGCTGCTCGACGCGCCCGGGGACGACGCTGTCGACGCGCTGCGTCGCCACCGCGCGCTGCTCGGCGAACGGATCGCGCGCATGGGACGGACGGCGCTCGCGCTCGACCGGCTCCTCGACGCCCGGGAGCGCGGTCTGCTGCTCACCCCCGCGGAGCAGGTCGCGCTGTTCGGCGAGACGTGGGACCCGGCGTGGCCCGCCGAGGCGCGCGAACGCTGGGGCGACACCCCGCAGTGGGCGCAGTACGCGGAGCGGTCCGCCGAGCGGACGCTCGACGACTGGCAGGACCTGGCGGACGGCGTCGCCGTGCTCGAGGCCGACCTCGCCGCCACGTGCCGCGAGGGTGTCGAGCCGGCGTCGGCGCGCGGGCTCGCGCTGGCCGAGCGCCACCGCGCCTCGATCGGCGCGCACTTCGACTGCACCCCGGCCCGGCACGTGTGCCTGGCCCGGCGGTTCGTGGAGGACGACGGGTTCCGCGCCCACTACGACGGCCTGGCGCCGGGCCTCGCGGGATGGCTGCGTGCCGCGGTCGAGGCGAACGCGCGCTCCCGCGGCGTGGACCCGGCGACGGCCACCTGGGACTGA
- a CDS encoding SDR family oxidoreductase, with amino-acid sequence MEPLSRPRTYVVTGADSGLGREVARLLARTGDVVACGLGPGADVRADLTSREGRAALVEQVRRLTDDRFDAVVAVAGSGAPRPETVALNYFGTVEVLDGLRPALASSTTPAVVVVSSSSTLHRGSGALVRACARRDEPRALATARRLTRTRRGSQLYRSSKIALNHWVRTTAVREEWAGAGIVLNAVAPGIVATETVTRTWERDRALLETALPQPLGAPGPVAPVAHLLAHLVSAENRFTTGQVVYGDGGTDALVRGTRPQRSYLRYGARDVVAMWRAARSGAS; translated from the coding sequence ATGGAGCCACTGAGCCGCCCTCGTACCTACGTCGTCACCGGAGCGGACTCCGGCCTCGGGCGCGAGGTCGCCCGACTGCTCGCCCGGACGGGCGACGTCGTCGCGTGCGGGCTGGGCCCGGGCGCCGACGTCCGCGCCGACCTCACGTCCCGGGAGGGGCGCGCGGCGCTGGTCGAGCAGGTCCGTCGCCTGACGGACGACCGGTTCGACGCCGTCGTCGCGGTCGCGGGGTCCGGCGCCCCGCGACCGGAGACCGTCGCCCTGAACTACTTCGGCACGGTCGAGGTGCTCGACGGCCTCCGACCCGCCCTCGCGTCCTCCACCACACCGGCCGTCGTCGTGGTGTCGTCGTCCTCGACGCTCCACCGGGGCAGCGGCGCGCTGGTCCGCGCCTGCGCGCGGCGCGACGAGCCGCGGGCGCTCGCGACCGCGCGACGCCTGACCCGGACGCGGCGCGGGAGCCAGCTCTACCGGTCGAGCAAGATCGCGCTGAACCACTGGGTGCGGACGACGGCCGTGCGCGAGGAGTGGGCCGGTGCGGGGATCGTCCTCAACGCCGTCGCGCCGGGCATCGTCGCGACCGAGACCGTCACCCGGACCTGGGAGCGTGACCGGGCGCTCCTGGAGACGGCGCTCCCGCAGCCGCTCGGGGCGCCCGGCCCGGTCGCGCCCGTCGCGCACCTGCTCGCCCACCTGGTCTCCGCGGAGAACCGCTTCACGACGGGGCAGGTCGTGTACGGCGACGGCGGCACGGACGCGCTGGTGCGCGGCACCCGGCCCCAGCGGTCGTACCTGCGCTACGGGGCCCGCGACGTCGTCGCGATGTGGCGCGCGGCGCGGTCGGGAGCGTCGTAG
- a CDS encoding TetR/AcrR family transcriptional regulator, with protein MTSENGHDARRRRTHEAILASAGRLFAEQGFARTTVAEVARAADVSERTFYLHFPTKEDLLFDHVHAFTELAWRVAEESRAPSAAARVDAAVRALVDAATSDTALVAQARARASLGGSGRVPAPLLARLSSLAAGLADRVARGTRSPLRDVAPMVGAAVGAVEAAGLALAHETDDPAALRAGMLAALDAALVGFRH; from the coding sequence GTGACGAGCGAGAACGGCCACGACGCCCGGAGACGACGCACCCACGAGGCGATCCTGGCGAGCGCGGGACGCCTCTTCGCGGAGCAGGGGTTCGCCCGCACGACCGTCGCCGAGGTCGCACGTGCCGCGGACGTCTCGGAGCGCACGTTCTACCTGCACTTCCCCACCAAGGAGGACCTCCTCTTCGACCACGTGCACGCGTTCACCGAGCTCGCGTGGCGCGTCGCGGAGGAGTCGCGCGCGCCGTCGGCCGCAGCCCGGGTCGACGCCGCGGTGCGGGCGCTCGTCGACGCCGCCACCTCGGACACCGCCCTCGTCGCCCAGGCACGGGCACGCGCCTCCCTGGGGGGCAGCGGCCGGGTGCCCGCCCCGCTCCTGGCCCGGCTCTCGTCGCTCGCCGCGGGGCTCGCCGACCGTGTCGCCCGCGGGACGCGGAGCCCGCTGCGCGACGTCGCCCCGATGGTGGGCGCCGCGGTGGGCGCCGTCGAGGCCGCCGGGCTGGCCCTCGCGCACGAGACGGACGACCCCGCGGCCCTGCGCGCGGGGATGCTCGCGGCGTTGGACGCCGCACTTGTCGGCTTCCGGCACTGA
- a CDS encoding trypsin-like serine peptidase: protein MPGTRKSTSRKPTRREVPETPDTVDALYPPLPERIPLTLESIAGDEPTYSEMLESICGATDDSQPVEQYDGTLGVTQAYVNAHQKQAVQVQWNTGLGGVFTNPGNVDGVRWGSGTLIAPDLVLTCGHLFDQSADGWVLPRQNGSMQVVTPQQIATSMHINVLYQVDPGGVLRTEVSFPILALVEYRLGGLDMAVVRVGGNPGNTYGFTAVATGNPAVGDMLAIIGHPAGMPKRVEAGPATTVTTNQVRYNDIDTLGGNSGSGILGPTGELVGVHTNGGCNASGTGANFGTAIAGIRAVSPTLQALPHGSRTAVADDVLTSLAQDVIATVKAADQVGTLRAADTARAVDVLTIKQADSHTVADQIGTSFLRDQGGTPRALDSIFQADTRFATDTPVATGFAGDVGTGPGDTLQEGIFDPGDLFDPVVNPAIGRLVQAGALAGARPFVQGAESLVDEEDEGAPVDVVGALVEAVAEARATLEAVEAALTQLQAGQ, encoded by the coding sequence ATGCCTGGAACCAGGAAGTCGACGTCCCGGAAGCCGACCCGGCGCGAGGTGCCGGAGACGCCGGACACCGTCGACGCGCTCTACCCGCCGCTCCCCGAGCGGATCCCGCTGACGCTCGAGTCCATCGCGGGCGACGAGCCCACGTACTCCGAGATGCTCGAGTCCATCTGCGGCGCCACCGACGACTCCCAGCCCGTCGAGCAGTACGACGGCACCCTGGGCGTCACGCAGGCGTACGTGAACGCCCACCAGAAGCAGGCCGTCCAGGTGCAGTGGAACACCGGGCTCGGCGGCGTCTTCACCAACCCCGGCAACGTCGACGGCGTCCGCTGGGGCAGCGGCACGCTCATCGCCCCGGACCTGGTGCTCACGTGCGGGCACCTGTTCGACCAGAGCGCCGACGGGTGGGTCCTGCCCCGCCAGAACGGCTCGATGCAGGTCGTCACGCCGCAGCAGATCGCGACGAGCATGCACATCAACGTGCTCTACCAGGTGGACCCTGGCGGGGTGCTGCGCACCGAGGTGAGCTTCCCGATCCTCGCGCTCGTCGAGTACCGCCTCGGCGGGCTCGACATGGCGGTCGTGCGCGTGGGCGGCAACCCGGGGAACACCTACGGGTTCACCGCCGTCGCGACCGGCAACCCGGCCGTCGGCGACATGCTCGCGATCATCGGCCACCCGGCGGGGATGCCGAAGCGGGTCGAGGCCGGGCCCGCGACCACCGTCACGACGAACCAGGTCCGCTACAACGACATCGACACGCTCGGCGGCAACTCCGGGTCCGGGATCCTCGGGCCGACGGGCGAGCTCGTGGGCGTGCACACCAACGGCGGCTGCAACGCGTCGGGCACCGGCGCCAACTTCGGGACCGCGATCGCGGGCATCCGGGCGGTGTCGCCGACGCTCCAGGCGCTGCCGCACGGGTCGCGCACCGCCGTCGCCGACGACGTCCTCACGTCGCTGGCGCAGGACGTCATCGCGACCGTCAAGGCGGCCGACCAGGTCGGCACGCTCCGCGCGGCCGACACGGCGCGGGCGGTCGACGTGCTCACGATCAAGCAGGCCGACTCCCACACGGTCGCCGACCAGATCGGGACGTCGTTCCTCCGGGACCAGGGCGGTACCCCGCGCGCCCTGGACTCGATCTTCCAGGCCGACACGCGGTTCGCTACGGACACCCCGGTCGCGACCGGGTTCGCGGGCGACGTCGGCACGGGACCCGGGGACACGCTCCAGGAGGGGATCTTCGACCCCGGCGACCTCTTCGACCCGGTCGTGAACCCCGCGATCGGCCGGCTCGTCCAGGCGGGTGCGCTCGCCGGGGCGCGGCCGTTCGTCCAGGGCGCCGAGTCGCTCGTCGACGAGGAGGACGAGGGCGCCCCCGTCGACGTCGTCGGCGCGCTGGTGGAGGCCGTCGCCGAGGCGCGGGCGACCCTCGAGGCCGTCGAGGCGGCCCTGACCCAGCTCCAGGCCGGGCAGTGA
- a CDS encoding VOC family protein produces MSVQTTPHLNFRGDARAALEHYRAVFGGDLVLTTYGDLGQAPDPAEADLVVWGQVSASSGFRVMAYDVPAGRPWSPGEAPFFVSVRGDDVEEVRGYWDALVEGATVVAPLASSDWAPLYGMLTDRFGVTWVLDVVASR; encoded by the coding sequence ATGTCCGTCCAGACCACCCCGCACCTCAACTTCCGCGGCGACGCCCGCGCCGCGCTCGAGCACTACCGCGCCGTGTTCGGCGGCGACCTCGTCCTCACCACGTACGGCGACCTGGGCCAGGCGCCGGACCCGGCCGAGGCCGACCTCGTCGTCTGGGGTCAGGTCAGCGCGTCGAGCGGCTTCCGCGTGATGGCCTACGACGTCCCGGCGGGACGACCCTGGAGCCCGGGCGAGGCGCCGTTCTTCGTCTCCGTGCGCGGCGACGACGTCGAGGAGGTCCGCGGCTACTGGGACGCGCTCGTCGAGGGCGCGACCGTCGTCGCGCCGCTCGCGTCGTCCGACTGGGCGCCGCTGTACGGGATGCTCACGGACCGGTTCGGCGTGACCTGGGTGCTCGACGTCGTGGCGAGCCGCTGA
- a CDS encoding helix-turn-helix transcriptional regulator, with the protein MTETSRRTLLLLALLQARPDRTGPELADRLGVDPRTVRRDVERLRDLGYRVVATRGRDGGYRLDAGAELPPLLFDDEQVVALAVALRTVAVSGTGDAIAEASVRALTTVRQVLPARLRHRVDAVDVAPVPAGPGRPTPAVDLDVLLAVSAATRRHEVLRLDHAAPGSADEGDSPSTPAAPRRVEPHYVVVRDGRWYLLAWDLGRDDWRTFRLDRTTPRVPTGPRFTPREVPGGDAGAFVAARFAGNERAHAPGWPCTGWIELAAPASAVAPFAEDGTVEALGPDRCRVGLGSWSWAGLAARVAAFDADVLAAGPAELVTACATAAARLDLLGQR; encoded by the coding sequence ATGACCGAGACGTCGCGCCGGACCCTCCTCCTGCTCGCGCTCCTCCAGGCGCGCCCGGACCGCACCGGCCCGGAGCTCGCGGACCGGCTCGGCGTCGACCCCCGGACCGTCCGTCGCGACGTCGAGCGCCTGCGCGACCTCGGCTACCGGGTCGTCGCCACGCGCGGCCGCGACGGCGGGTACCGGCTGGACGCCGGCGCGGAGCTCCCTCCCCTGCTGTTCGACGACGAGCAGGTCGTCGCGCTCGCCGTGGCGCTGCGCACCGTCGCGGTGAGCGGGACCGGCGACGCGATCGCGGAAGCGTCCGTGCGGGCGCTGACGACCGTGCGCCAGGTGCTGCCCGCGCGGCTGCGCCACCGGGTCGACGCCGTCGACGTCGCACCGGTCCCCGCCGGCCCCGGTCGTCCCACGCCCGCGGTGGACCTCGACGTGCTGCTCGCGGTGAGCGCCGCCACGCGACGCCACGAGGTGCTGCGGCTCGACCACGCCGCGCCGGGCTCGGCGGACGAGGGGGACTCCCCGAGTACGCCCGCGGCGCCGCGCCGGGTGGAGCCGCACTACGTCGTCGTGCGCGACGGCCGCTGGTACCTCCTCGCGTGGGACCTGGGCCGCGACGACTGGCGCACGTTCCGCCTCGACCGGACGACGCCGCGCGTCCCGACCGGGCCGCGCTTCACACCCCGCGAGGTGCCGGGCGGGGACGCCGGCGCGTTCGTCGCGGCCCGCTTCGCGGGCAACGAGCGGGCGCACGCCCCGGGGTGGCCGTGCACGGGGTGGATCGAGCTCGCGGCGCCCGCCTCCGCCGTCGCGCCGTTCGCCGAGGACGGCACGGTCGAGGCGCTCGGCCCCGACCGGTGCCGGGTCGGGCTGGGCTCGTGGTCCTGGGCCGGGCTCGCCGCGCGCGTCGCGGCGTTCGACGCCGACGTCCTCGCTGCCGGGCCGGCCGAGCTCGTCACGGCGTGCGCGACCGCGGCGGCACGGCTCGACCTTCTCGGGCAGCGGTAG
- a CDS encoding helix-turn-helix transcriptional regulator produces the protein MDRAALADFLRRHREALQPGDVGLPPGLRRRAPGLRREEVAQLALMSTDYYTRLEQQRGPQPSTQMLASIARALRLSDDERDYLFRVAGHGVPDRATDPGHVAPALRRVLDRLGDTPALILNPLGEALAQNDLARALYGDATAYSGWDRSEIYRWFAHPEAARAIYPADDRDRQGRALVAGLRSAVAVLGQDSRAGRLARELRRTSPEFDALWDRQEVARRFVDHKVLVHPVVGEIEVDCQALLTEDQQQVLLVLTAAPGTEAAERIRLLGVLGTQDLAADARV, from the coding sequence ATGGACCGTGCCGCGCTCGCCGACTTCCTCCGCCGCCACCGGGAGGCGCTGCAGCCGGGCGACGTCGGCCTCCCGCCCGGGCTGCGCCGTCGGGCACCGGGATTGCGCCGCGAGGAGGTGGCGCAGCTCGCGCTCATGTCGACGGACTACTACACGCGGCTGGAGCAGCAGCGAGGTCCGCAGCCCAGCACGCAGATGCTCGCGTCGATCGCGCGGGCGCTGCGCCTGTCCGACGACGAGCGCGACTACCTCTTCCGGGTCGCGGGGCACGGCGTCCCCGACCGGGCGACCGATCCCGGCCACGTCGCGCCCGCGCTCCGACGCGTGCTCGACCGCCTCGGCGACACCCCCGCGCTGATCCTCAACCCGCTCGGGGAGGCCCTCGCCCAGAACGACCTGGCCCGTGCGCTCTACGGCGACGCGACGGCGTACTCGGGCTGGGACCGCAGCGAGATCTACCGGTGGTTCGCCCACCCCGAGGCGGCCCGCGCGATCTACCCGGCGGACGACCGCGACCGGCAGGGCCGCGCGCTCGTCGCGGGGCTGCGCTCCGCCGTCGCCGTGCTCGGTCAGGACTCGCGTGCCGGGCGCCTGGCCCGGGAGCTGCGGCGCACGAGCCCGGAGTTCGACGCGCTGTGGGACCGGCAGGAGGTCGCGCGCCGGTTCGTCGACCACAAGGTGCTGGTGCACCCGGTGGTGGGCGAGATCGAGGTCGACTGCCAGGCGCTGCTCACCGAGGACCAGCAGCAGGTCCTGCTCGTGCTCACCGCCGCGCCCGGGACGGAGGCGGCGGAGCGGATCCGCCTGCTCGGCGTGCTCGGCACGCAGGACCTCGCGGCGGACGCCCGCGTCTGA
- a CDS encoding SDR family oxidoreductase, translating into MDITNSTVFIPGATSGIGLALAVALHEQGSTVVVGGRRAALLDQIAAEHPGLDTVRIDTTDPESIASAAKEVLERHPDLDTLVAMAGIMRAEDWHHPEGFLDTAEEIVTTNVLGPIRLVGAFVEHLQTRPRATIVTVSSGLAFAPLAVTPTYDASKAAIHMLSEALRLQLADTSVDVVELVPPSVATDLMPGQRESAVAMPLDEFVTEVVDLLRTQPDAPEVLVERVKFLRYGEARGDYDEVVRVLNASDPHGR; encoded by the coding sequence ATGGACATCACGAACAGCACCGTCTTCATCCCCGGCGCGACGAGCGGCATCGGCCTGGCGCTCGCGGTCGCGCTCCACGAGCAGGGCAGCACCGTCGTCGTCGGCGGCCGCCGCGCCGCGCTGCTGGACCAGATCGCGGCCGAGCACCCTGGCCTCGACACCGTGCGCATCGACACGACCGACCCGGAGAGCATCGCCTCCGCCGCGAAGGAGGTGCTCGAGCGCCACCCCGACCTCGACACGCTCGTCGCCATGGCGGGCATCATGCGCGCCGAGGACTGGCACCACCCCGAGGGGTTCCTCGACACCGCCGAGGAGATCGTCACGACGAACGTGCTCGGGCCGATCCGCCTCGTCGGCGCGTTCGTCGAGCACCTGCAGACCCGGCCGCGCGCGACGATCGTCACGGTGTCGTCCGGGCTCGCGTTCGCGCCGCTCGCCGTCACCCCGACGTACGACGCGTCCAAGGCCGCGATCCACATGCTCAGCGAGGCGCTGCGCCTCCAGCTCGCGGACACGAGCGTCGACGTCGTCGAGCTCGTCCCTCCGTCCGTCGCGACCGACCTCATGCCCGGCCAGCGCGAGAGCGCCGTCGCCATGCCGCTCGACGAGTTCGTCACCGAGGTCGTGGACCTGCTGCGCACGCAGCCCGACGCACCCGAGGTCCTCGTCGAGCGCGTGAAGTTCCTCCGGTACGGCGAGGCGCGCGGCGACTACGACGAGGTCGTGCGCGTGCTCAACGCGTCGGACCCGCACGGCCGCTGA
- a CDS encoding TetR/AcrR family transcriptional regulator, whose protein sequence is MPSNATQHQAKRADARRNVQAILDAAAVRLSRDPDASIAEIAKAAGVGRVTLYGHFAGRAELVDAVVARAIEEGDEALDALDLSGDPREALVRLVRQSWLTIVQIGALMTAATEVLSPERMLELHERPATRVERLVERGRKAGAFRTDLPASWLVGTLHRVMHGAAAEIEAGRLAPDDAAATIAATVLAAFTPPGQPVPHVPDGATS, encoded by the coding sequence ATGCCGAGCAACGCCACCCAGCACCAGGCCAAGCGGGCCGACGCCCGCCGCAACGTCCAGGCGATCCTGGACGCCGCCGCCGTCCGCCTGAGCCGCGACCCCGACGCGAGCATCGCGGAGATCGCGAAGGCCGCGGGCGTCGGCAGGGTCACCCTCTACGGGCACTTCGCCGGCCGCGCCGAGCTCGTCGACGCCGTGGTCGCCCGCGCGATCGAGGAGGGCGACGAGGCGCTCGACGCGCTGGACCTGTCCGGCGACCCGCGCGAGGCGCTGGTCCGCCTCGTCCGGCAGAGCTGGCTGACGATCGTCCAGATCGGCGCCCTCATGACCGCGGCGACCGAGGTCCTCTCGCCCGAGCGGATGCTCGAGCTCCACGAGCGACCCGCGACCCGCGTCGAGCGCCTCGTCGAGCGGGGCCGCAAGGCCGGGGCGTTCCGGACGGACCTGCCCGCCTCGTGGCTGGTCGGGACGCTCCACCGCGTGATGCACGGCGCCGCGGCGGAGATCGAGGCGGGTCGCCTCGCGCCCGACGACGCGGCCGCCACCATCGCCGCGACCGTCCTGGCGGCCTTCACCCCGCCCGGTCAGCCGGTCCCGCACGTGCCCGACGGGGCGACGTCGTGA
- a CDS encoding MFS transporter: MTDHDLDVASPRTTPDPARWRVLALLGTAQLMLILDITVVTIALPAIGDDLGLERAALTWVVSAYTLAFGGLMLLGGRLADRFGSRRLVLTGLTIFTLASLATGLATGPALLLAGRVAQGVGAALLSPAALSAVVTTFDGEERNRALGVWSALSGGGAALGVLLGGLLTGGPGWPWIFFVNVPLGLALLAALLRLLPAGPVGSHRRRLDLLGAALVTAATGSVLFALIGAGDRGWSDATTVLWLVAGLVLYLVFALWQRAAAAPLMDLRLLVRRPVRAGTFLVLVATALMIAVFFLGSFLLQRVHDLGPIATGMLFLPVAVATMAGSQLAGTFLGRTGARAMTLTAALVVAAGLALPALVPGVAAAVTGMVVGSAGIGALFVVASATALGQVAPHEAGIASGIVSTFHELGAALGAAVISSVAAAGIADGSVQGIEAGFGFAAVVALVTGALALALLPARRPTTSTDPGTDAAARTGEPGPSDGS; the protein is encoded by the coding sequence ATGACGGACCACGACCTGGACGTCGCCAGCCCACGCACGACCCCCGACCCGGCGCGGTGGCGGGTCCTCGCGCTGCTCGGGACCGCCCAGCTCATGCTCATCCTCGACATCACGGTCGTGACGATCGCGCTCCCGGCGATCGGGGACGACCTCGGGCTCGAGCGCGCCGCGCTCACCTGGGTCGTGAGCGCGTACACCCTCGCCTTCGGCGGGCTCATGCTGCTCGGCGGCCGGCTCGCGGACCGGTTCGGTTCGCGGCGGCTCGTCCTGACCGGGCTGACGATCTTCACGCTCGCCTCGCTCGCGACCGGGCTCGCGACCGGCCCGGCGCTGCTGCTGGCGGGTCGGGTCGCCCAGGGCGTCGGCGCCGCGCTGCTCTCCCCCGCCGCGCTCTCGGCGGTCGTCACGACGTTCGACGGCGAGGAGCGCAACCGGGCGCTCGGCGTCTGGTCCGCGCTGAGCGGCGGCGGGGCGGCGCTGGGCGTCCTGCTCGGAGGCCTGCTCACCGGTGGCCCGGGCTGGCCGTGGATCTTCTTCGTCAACGTCCCCCTCGGGCTCGCGCTCCTCGCCGCGCTGCTCCGGCTCCTCCCTGCGGGTCCCGTCGGCTCCCACCGCCGTCGGCTCGACCTGCTCGGCGCGGCGCTGGTGACCGCGGCGACGGGCTCCGTCCTCTTCGCGCTCATCGGAGCGGGCGACCGGGGCTGGTCCGACGCCACCACGGTGCTCTGGCTCGTGGCCGGCCTGGTGCTCTACCTCGTGTTCGCGCTGTGGCAGCGCGCAGCCGCCGCGCCGCTCATGGACCTGCGACTGCTGGTCCGTCGCCCCGTCCGAGCGGGCACGTTCCTCGTCCTCGTGGCGACCGCGCTCATGATCGCCGTGTTCTTCCTCGGCTCGTTCCTGCTGCAGCGCGTCCATGACCTCGGCCCGATCGCCACCGGGATGCTCTTCCTCCCGGTGGCGGTGGCGACCATGGCCGGGTCCCAGCTCGCGGGCACGTTCCTCGGGAGGACGGGCGCCCGGGCGATGACGCTCACCGCGGCGCTCGTGGTCGCCGCGGGCCTCGCGCTGCCCGCGCTCGTCCCCGGGGTCGCCGCCGCCGTCACCGGGATGGTGGTCGGGTCCGCCGGGATCGGCGCGCTCTTCGTCGTGGCGTCGGCCACCGCGCTCGGCCAGGTCGCGCCGCACGAGGCGGGCATCGCGTCCGGCATCGTGAGCACGTTCCACGAGCTCGGCGCGGCGCTCGGCGCCGCCGTCATCTCGAGCGTCGCGGCGGCAGGCATCGCGGACGGCTCGGTCCAGGGGATCGAGGCAGGCTTCGGGTTCGCGGCCGTCGTCGCGCTCGTCACCGGTGCCCTGGCGCTCGCACTCCTCCCGGCGCGGCGACCGACCACGAGCACCGACCCGGGTACGGACGCCGCCGCGCGGACGGGCGAACCCGGGCCGAGTGACGGTTCGTAG
- a CDS encoding nuclear transport factor 2 family protein, whose amino-acid sequence MSLLAAEHALQAAQRAGDVEALDALLHPRCVGAGPDGSVFSKEDDLEGYRSGALRITRLEEESLDVQEDVATGATRLVAAVEAVQGGTAVSARLVYTRLWVRADERWQVLAATLAPAAATA is encoded by the coding sequence ATGAGTCTTCTTGCTGCTGAGCACGCGCTCCAGGCCGCCCAGCGGGCCGGTGACGTCGAGGCCCTGGACGCGTTGCTGCACCCGCGGTGCGTCGGCGCCGGCCCGGACGGGTCGGTCTTCTCCAAGGAGGACGACCTGGAGGGCTACCGCTCGGGTGCGCTGCGGATCACCCGACTGGAGGAGGAGTCGCTCGACGTCCAGGAGGACGTCGCGACGGGAGCGACCCGGCTCGTCGCGGCCGTGGAGGCGGTCCAGGGCGGCACCGCGGTGTCCGCGCGGTTGGTCTACACGCGCCTCTGGGTGCGCGCCGACGAGCGGTGGCAGGTTCTCGCGGCCACGCTCGCGCCGGCCGCCGCGACCGCCTGA